The Pseudomonas berkeleyensis genome includes a region encoding these proteins:
- a CDS encoding methyl-accepting chemotaxis protein, whose translation MTDMVATAVHEMGLTVQEIARNASNAAQSSHAARDEAQSARQVVGQSIAHIERMSADIGSAAEAVSELAAQVASIDQVLAVIRGISEQTNLLALNAAIEAARAGEMGRGFAVVADEVRTLASRTQASTDEIQQMILRLKQGAETAVSSMHAGQSATSTGVESSQRTGQSLGAITEQVERISDMNTQVAAATEEQSSVTEEINRNVQGIADLAHATAGEVRACREDCQTLSRLADDLAGQMGKFRL comes from the coding sequence ATGACCGACATGGTGGCCACGGCCGTGCACGAGATGGGCCTGACCGTGCAGGAAATCGCGCGTAATGCCAGCAACGCCGCACAGTCCTCGCACGCGGCGCGTGATGAAGCGCAGAGCGCGCGCCAGGTGGTCGGCCAGTCCATTGCCCATATCGAACGGATGTCCGCCGATATCGGCAGTGCTGCCGAAGCGGTGAGCGAGCTGGCCGCACAGGTGGCGTCCATCGACCAGGTGCTGGCGGTGATCCGCGGCATTTCCGAGCAGACCAACCTGCTCGCGCTCAATGCGGCCATCGAGGCGGCGCGTGCCGGTGAGATGGGCCGAGGCTTCGCCGTGGTGGCCGACGAGGTGCGTACGCTGGCCAGTCGCACCCAGGCGTCCACCGATGAAATCCAGCAGATGATCCTGCGCCTCAAGCAGGGCGCGGAAACTGCGGTCAGCTCCATGCACGCCGGTCAGTCGGCGACCAGCACGGGCGTCGAGTCCAGTCAGCGTACAGGGCAGTCGCTCGGGGCGATCACCGAGCAGGTCGAGCGCATCAGCGACATGAATACCCAGGTGGCTGCTGCGACCGAAGAGCAGAGTTCGGTGACCGAGGAGATCAACCGCAACGTACAGGGCATTGCCGACCTGGCGCACGCCACGGCGGGTGAGGTGCGCGCCTGTCGTGAGGATTGCCAGACCCTCAGCCGCCTAGCCGATGACCTGGCGGGGCAGATGGGCAAGTTTCGTCTCTAG
- the pbpC gene encoding peptidoglycan glycosyltransferase PbpC (penicillin-binding protein 1C), which produces MHRLTRRWLLIFLLPLALLWLADQLFPLPLPEDDLARVVLAEDGTPLWRFADRDGVWRYPVTTDEVSPYYLEALLTYEDRWFRQHPGVNPLALGRAAWQNLMGGRVVSGGSTLSMQVARLLDPHSRDLPGKIKQLWRTAQLEWHLSKDEILALYLNRAPFGGTLQGVAAASWSYLGKPPSQLTRAEAALLAVLPQAPSRLRPDRHPQRAQMARDKVLRRLAEFQVWPQEQVDEALEEPVFLAPRREPSLAPLLARRLNRAGSPPLIRTTLDASLQLRLEDLLMGWRARLPERTSAAILVVEHESMAVRAYLGSVDISDTARFGHVDMVRALRSPGSTLKPFLYGMALDAGLIHSESLLQDVPRHYGDYRPGNFSAGFIGPVSASEALATSLNLPAVQLLEAYGPKRFAGELRGAGLPIRLPALAEPNLAMILGGGGTRLESLVGGYSAFARGGLAARPRLQPTDELRERRLLSPGSAWIIRRILSGQARPDRDSRAQLTQRPSLAWKTGTSYGFRDAWAIGVGPRHLIGIWIGRPDGTPVPGQFGLASAAPLLLQVHDLLVGRDSQRGVAAPEDPQPAEVGVAAICWPLGQQLDRNDPNCRRQRFAWTLEGTTPPTLLAVDQPLGSGLRERYWVNAAGLRVAPNCAGAEARELALWPAPLEPWLPRRERRSARLPAADAQCPPTMQVQAAPLSIVGVRQGDRLRRPQGNAEPLRLSLSTLGGSGQRWWFLDGRPIGDSDVDAPFSYAFDSGRHQLSVLDEAGQTARLEFSVLQ; this is translated from the coding sequence ATGCACCGTCTGACCCGCCGCTGGCTCCTCATTTTCCTGCTGCCGCTAGCCCTGCTCTGGCTAGCCGACCAACTTTTCCCGCTACCCCTGCCTGAGGACGATCTGGCCCGGGTGGTGTTGGCCGAAGACGGTACGCCGCTGTGGCGGTTCGCCGACCGCGATGGTGTTTGGCGTTATCCGGTGACGACGGACGAAGTTTCGCCCTATTACCTCGAGGCGTTGCTGACCTATGAGGATCGCTGGTTCCGCCAGCATCCGGGGGTGAATCCGCTGGCATTGGGGCGCGCCGCCTGGCAGAACCTCATGGGCGGGCGCGTGGTGTCCGGTGGCAGCACGCTGTCGATGCAGGTCGCGCGGCTGCTCGACCCGCACTCGCGCGATCTGCCCGGCAAGATCAAGCAGCTGTGGCGCACCGCGCAGTTGGAGTGGCACCTGTCCAAGGACGAAATTCTCGCTCTCTATCTCAACCGCGCTCCCTTCGGCGGTACCTTGCAAGGCGTGGCCGCCGCCAGTTGGAGTTACCTGGGCAAGCCACCTAGCCAGCTCACCCGTGCCGAAGCCGCGCTGCTTGCCGTGTTGCCGCAGGCGCCCAGCCGACTGCGGCCGGATCGTCATCCGCAGCGTGCACAGATGGCGCGCGACAAGGTGCTACGGCGCTTGGCCGAGTTTCAGGTGTGGCCGCAGGAGCAGGTGGATGAAGCGCTGGAGGAACCGGTATTCCTCGCCCCACGCCGCGAGCCGAGCCTGGCGCCGTTGTTGGCGCGGCGGCTGAATCGAGCCGGCAGCCCACCGCTGATCCGCACCACGCTCGATGCCAGCCTGCAGTTGCGCCTGGAGGATCTGCTGATGGGCTGGCGTGCACGCCTGCCCGAGCGCACCTCGGCAGCGATCCTGGTGGTCGAGCACGAGAGCATGGCGGTGCGCGCGTACCTGGGGTCGGTGGATATCAGCGATACCGCGCGTTTCGGTCATGTCGACATGGTGCGTGCCCTGCGCTCGCCGGGCTCGACGCTCAAGCCATTCCTCTATGGCATGGCTCTGGATGCCGGGCTGATCCATTCCGAGTCGCTGCTGCAGGACGTGCCTCGCCATTACGGCGATTATCGTCCCGGCAACTTCTCCGCCGGGTTCATCGGCCCGGTGTCGGCCAGCGAAGCACTGGCCACCTCGCTCAACCTGCCGGCCGTACAATTGCTCGAAGCCTACGGGCCGAAGCGTTTTGCCGGTGAGCTGCGCGGCGCGGGTCTGCCGATCCGCCTGCCGGCGCTGGCCGAGCCCAATCTGGCGATGATTCTGGGTGGCGGCGGCACTCGACTGGAGTCGCTGGTCGGCGGCTACAGCGCCTTCGCCCGCGGCGGACTGGCGGCACGACCGCGATTGCAGCCGACCGATGAACTGCGCGAACGGCGCCTGCTGTCGCCGGGATCGGCGTGGATCATCCGGCGTATCCTCAGCGGACAGGCGCGGCCGGATCGTGACTCGCGTGCGCAGTTGACGCAGCGGCCGAGCCTGGCCTGGAAAACCGGCACCAGCTATGGCTTTCGCGATGCCTGGGCCATCGGCGTCGGCCCGCGTCACCTGATCGGTATCTGGATCGGCCGGCCGGACGGCACGCCGGTGCCCGGCCAATTCGGCCTGGCTTCGGCGGCGCCTCTGCTGCTGCAGGTGCATGACCTGCTGGTAGGGCGTGACAGCCAACGGGGTGTGGCCGCACCTGAAGACCCACAGCCAGCGGAAGTGGGCGTGGCGGCGATCTGCTGGCCGCTGGGGCAGCAGCTGGATCGCAATGATCCCAATTGCCGTCGCCAGCGCTTCGCCTGGACGCTGGAGGGCACCACACCGCCGACTCTGCTGGCTGTGGATCAACCGTTGGGCAGTGGCTTGCGCGAGCGTTATTGGGTCAATGCGGCAGGCTTGCGGGTGGCACCCAACTGCGCAGGCGCAGAAGCCCGGGAGTTGGCGTTGTGGCCGGCCCCCTTGGAACCCTGGCTGCCAAGGCGTGAACGGCGTAGCGCACGTTTGCCGGCAGCCGATGCGCAATGCCCGCCGACGATGCAGGTGCAGGCAGCGCCGTTGTCCATCGTCGGGGTGCGCCAGGGCGATCGCCTGCGTCGGCCTCAGGGCAATGCCGAGCCGCTGCGCCTGAGCCTGTCGACGTTGGGCGGCAGTGGCCAGCGCTGGTGGTTCCTCGATGGCCGGCCGATTGGTGACAGTGATGTGGATGCGCCGTTCAGCTACGCCTTCGATAGTGGCCGCCACCAGTTGAGCGTGCTCGATGAAGCGGGCCAAACCGCCCGTCTGGAATTCAGCGTCCTGCAATAA
- a CDS encoding endonuclease domain-containing protein → MPLLDNAKRLRLEMTDAEQRLWYYLRGHRFLGLKFKRQKPIGPYIVDFICTERWLAIELDGGQHQQQTEYDRQRERYLESRGYRVLRFWNHQVLAETEAVLEQIRLEIGEQDGP, encoded by the coding sequence ATGCCATTACTGGACAACGCCAAACGCCTGCGCCTCGAGATGACCGATGCCGAGCAGCGTCTCTGGTATTACCTCCGAGGCCATCGCTTCCTCGGCCTGAAGTTCAAACGGCAGAAACCCATTGGCCCCTATATCGTCGACTTCATCTGCACTGAGCGCTGGCTGGCCATCGAGCTGGACGGTGGTCAGCATCAGCAGCAGACGGAATACGATCGACAACGTGAGCGTTACCTGGAAAGCCGAGGCTATCGTGTGCTGCGTTTCTGGAATCATCAGGTGCTGGCTGAAACAGAGGCTGTACTTGAACAGATTCGTCTTGAAATCGGCGAGCAAGACGGGCCCTGA
- a CDS encoding alpha-2-macroglobulin — protein MPNKGLLLALALALLSACDSSQPPATVTSAQPAAQQQQAAKPAVDRDALAKRYAGRELEVVDVSEVQLDGASALSVTFSIPLDPDQRFAERLHLVDSKDGKVDGAWELTDNLSELRLRHLEPQRKLVLTIDAGLKSINGGKLAAEHVTRFETRDLLASVGFASRGSLLPTRLAEGLPVIALNVDKVNVEFFRIKPEALPGFLSRWGRASNLDTWESRELLPMADLVYGGRFDLNPARNTRETLLLPIAGLEPFKQPGVYLAVMREAGSYGYSQPATLFSLSDIGLSAHRYRDRLDVFTQALEGGKAQSGVQLELLDGDGALLAEGKTDSDGHAQLPLPEKAQVLLAKQDEQTSLLRLNAPGLDLAEFDITGPKAHALQFFVFGPRDLYRPGETVLLNGLLRDADGKPVKAQPVSVEVRRPDEQVSRKFVWNADDDGLYQYQLQLAEEAPTGRWQLLLDLGDGSPQVYEFLVEDFLPERLALEIKGQDQPYAPSDNPQFSVNGRYLYGAPAVGNRLSGQLYVRPLREAVASLPGYQFGDITEADLSQDQELDEQNLDDQGRAVLSPENRWSDARSPLRLILQASLQESGGRPITRRIVQPVWPAERLPGVRGLFEGEEVDADSLAEFEILVADAAGNKLAADNLNVRLVRERRDYFWTFSDGEGWRHNYNEKFLTLSDEPLKVAAGGTAKVSFPVEWGPYRVEVVDGQTGLVSSLRFWAGYRWQDNADGGAVRPDQVKLALDKPAYAAGDVAKITVTPPAAGNGYLLVESSDGPLWWQEISVPAEGKTFELPIDEKWARHDLYLSALVIRPGERKAQVTPKRAVGLLHLPLERAPRKLQVSLDAPEKMRPKQALKVKVSARNADGSIPEQVRVLIAAVDVGILNITSYATPDPFANFFGRKGYGADQLDIYGQLIEAQGRVASLAFGGDAGLAAGGKRPDTSVLIVALQSDALKLDDKGEGEVSLDIPDFNGELRLMAQAWSDERFGVAEAKTVVAAPLIAELSMPRFLAGGDETTLALDLTNLSGSEQKLDVQLGVEGQLRLLGKGDSPINLKDGERTTLRIPVRAEGGLGQGRIHVEVQGLALPNEEIGDFSREWTLGVRPAYPAQLQHFRAVLNDGEPWSMPPGTLNQFEPAGLEAVLALSSRPPLNLGEQIRALKAYPYGCLEQTTSGLYPSLYADAASLKRLGLEGEPDEQRRRSIELGVERLLGMQRHNGGFGLWSAESEEEYWLTAYVTDFLLRAREQGFGVPAEALKKANDRLLRYLQQSSLIEANYSQDYAHTRFAVQAYAGYVLARSQQAPLGALRSLFDRRADARSGLPLVQLAAALKLMGDAPRAEQALNQGLILPRNDERWMADYGSSLRDQALILALLEEHDLAAGQREQRLFNLADELAGQRWLSTQERNALFLAGRGILSKPEQAWSAKLASGAFQFELSNQQPGIKLERAELAEPLSVGNVGSATLYQQLTLSGYPSQAPRAGGENLSIEREYLGMDGRPLDLQRLDSGELVLVHLAIRAKQRVPDALVVDLLPAGLELENQNLAQSAASLDDAGSNVKEWRRAMQNARIKHQEYRGDRYVAAVDVESYETTHLLYLARAVTPGSYRVPPPHVESMYRPNWQALGETPSSLVVRER, from the coding sequence ATGCCGAACAAAGGACTGCTTCTGGCCCTCGCACTCGCGCTACTCAGCGCCTGCGATTCTTCTCAACCCCCTGCCACGGTGACCAGTGCCCAGCCTGCTGCACAACAGCAACAGGCAGCCAAGCCTGCGGTCGACCGTGATGCTCTGGCCAAACGCTATGCCGGCCGCGAGCTGGAAGTGGTGGACGTGTCCGAAGTGCAGCTCGATGGTGCCAGCGCACTGTCGGTGACCTTCTCCATTCCGCTGGATCCCGACCAGCGTTTCGCCGAGCGTCTGCACCTGGTCGACAGCAAGGACGGCAAGGTCGATGGCGCCTGGGAGCTGACCGACAACCTCAGTGAACTGCGCCTGCGTCATCTGGAACCGCAGCGCAAGCTGGTGCTGACCATCGATGCCGGCTTGAAGTCGATCAATGGTGGCAAGCTGGCTGCCGAGCATGTCACCCGCTTCGAAACCCGCGATCTCCTCGCCAGTGTTGGCTTCGCCAGCCGCGGCTCGCTGCTGCCGACTCGCCTGGCCGAAGGCCTGCCGGTGATCGCGCTGAACGTCGACAAGGTCAACGTCGAGTTCTTCCGCATCAAGCCCGAGGCGTTGCCAGGTTTCCTCTCCCGCTGGGGTCGTGCCAGCAACCTCGATACCTGGGAATCTCGCGAGCTGCTGCCGATGGCCGATCTGGTCTATGGCGGTCGTTTCGATCTCAACCCGGCGCGCAACACCCGTGAAACCCTGCTGCTGCCCATCGCTGGTCTGGAGCCATTCAAGCAGCCGGGCGTGTACCTGGCGGTGATGCGTGAGGCCGGCAGCTACGGTTATTCGCAGCCGGCGACGCTGTTTTCCCTGAGTGACATCGGTTTGTCTGCACACCGCTACCGTGATCGTCTCGACGTCTTCACCCAGGCGCTGGAAGGCGGCAAGGCGCAGTCCGGCGTGCAACTGGAACTGCTCGACGGCGACGGCGCATTGCTGGCCGAAGGCAAGACCGATTCTGATGGGCATGCGCAACTGCCGCTGCCGGAAAAGGCCCAGGTGCTGCTGGCCAAACAGGATGAACAGACCAGCTTGCTGCGCCTGAACGCGCCGGGGTTGGATCTGGCCGAATTCGACATCACCGGGCCGAAGGCGCATGCGCTGCAGTTCTTCGTGTTCGGCCCGCGTGACCTGTATCGCCCAGGCGAGACCGTGTTGCTCAACGGCCTGCTGCGTGATGCCGATGGCAAGCCGGTCAAGGCTCAGCCAGTCAGCGTTGAAGTGCGTCGTCCGGACGAGCAGGTCAGCCGCAAGTTCGTCTGGAACGCCGATGACGACGGTCTCTATCAGTACCAGCTGCAACTGGCTGAAGAAGCGCCGACGGGGCGCTGGCAATTGCTGCTCGACCTCGGCGACGGCAGCCCGCAAGTTTATGAATTCCTCGTCGAGGACTTCCTGCCCGAGCGCCTGGCGCTGGAGATCAAGGGCCAGGATCAGCCTTACGCCCCCAGCGACAATCCACAGTTCAGCGTCAACGGGCGCTACCTCTATGGTGCGCCGGCCGTTGGCAATCGTCTGTCCGGACAGCTCTACGTGCGTCCGCTGCGCGAAGCGGTGGCGAGCCTGCCGGGGTATCAGTTCGGTGACATTACCGAAGCCGATCTGAGCCAGGATCAGGAGCTCGACGAGCAGAATCTCGACGATCAGGGCCGCGCCGTGCTCAGCCCGGAAAACCGCTGGAGCGACGCCCGCTCGCCGCTGCGCCTGATCCTCCAGGCCAGCCTGCAGGAGTCCGGTGGCCGGCCGATCACCCGGCGTATCGTGCAGCCGGTCTGGCCGGCCGAGCGCCTGCCGGGTGTGCGCGGTCTGTTCGAGGGCGAGGAGGTCGATGCCGACAGCCTGGCCGAATTCGAGATTCTGGTAGCCGACGCTGCCGGCAACAAACTGGCTGCCGATAACCTCAATGTGCGCCTGGTGCGCGAGCGCCGCGACTACTTCTGGACCTTCTCCGACGGTGAAGGCTGGCGCCACAACTACAACGAGAAATTCCTCACCCTCAGTGACGAGCCGCTGAAGGTCGCCGCTGGCGGCACTGCCAAGGTCAGTTTCCCGGTGGAGTGGGGCCCGTATCGGGTCGAGGTGGTCGACGGCCAGACCGGCCTGGTCAGCAGCTTGCGCTTCTGGGCCGGCTACCGCTGGCAGGACAACGCCGACGGCGGCGCCGTGCGTCCCGATCAGGTCAAGCTGGCATTGGACAAGCCCGCCTATGCGGCGGGTGATGTAGCCAAGATCACCGTCACCCCGCCGGCTGCCGGCAACGGCTACCTGCTGGTCGAATCCAGCGACGGCCCGTTGTGGTGGCAGGAAATCAGCGTGCCGGCAGAAGGCAAGACCTTCGAGCTGCCCATCGACGAGAAATGGGCGCGTCACGACCTCTATCTCAGTGCCCTGGTGATTCGTCCTGGCGAGCGCAAGGCGCAGGTCACGCCCAAGCGTGCTGTCGGCCTGCTGCATCTGCCGCTGGAGCGCGCGCCGCGCAAACTGCAAGTGAGCCTGGACGCGCCGGAGAAGATGCGGCCGAAGCAGGCGCTGAAGGTCAAGGTCAGTGCGCGCAATGCCGATGGCAGCATCCCCGAGCAAGTGCGCGTGCTGATCGCTGCGGTCGACGTGGGCATTCTCAACATCACCAGCTATGCCACGCCCGATCCGTTCGCCAACTTCTTCGGCCGCAAAGGCTATGGCGCGGATCAACTGGATATCTATGGGCAGCTGATCGAGGCCCAGGGGCGCGTCGCCAGCCTGGCCTTCGGTGGTGACGCCGGCCTGGCGGCCGGTGGCAAGCGTCCGGATACCAGCGTGCTGATCGTCGCGTTGCAGAGCGATGCGCTGAAGCTTGATGACAAGGGTGAGGGCGAAGTCAGCCTGGATATCCCTGACTTCAATGGCGAGCTGCGCCTGATGGCGCAGGCCTGGAGCGACGAGCGCTTCGGTGTGGCCGAGGCCAAGACCGTAGTGGCCGCGCCGCTGATCGCCGAACTGTCGATGCCGCGCTTCCTCGCCGGCGGCGATGAAACCACCCTGGCACTGGATCTGACCAACCTGTCCGGCAGCGAGCAGAAGCTGGATGTGCAACTGGGCGTTGAGGGTCAGTTGCGTCTGCTCGGCAAGGGCGATTCGCCGATCAACCTCAAGGATGGTGAACGCACTACCCTGCGCATTCCGGTACGGGCCGAGGGTGGCCTGGGCCAGGGGCGTATCCATGTCGAGGTGCAGGGCCTGGCCTTGCCGAACGAGGAAATCGGCGATTTCAGCCGCGAATGGACGCTGGGTGTACGCCCGGCCTATCCGGCGCAGCTGCAGCACTTCCGCGCGGTACTCAACGATGGTGAGCCGTGGAGCATGCCGCCGGGCACCCTGAATCAGTTCGAACCCGCTGGTTTGGAAGCCGTGCTGGCGCTGTCCAGCCGTCCACCGCTCAACCTCGGCGAGCAGATTCGCGCACTCAAGGCCTATCCCTACGGTTGCCTGGAACAGACCACCAGCGGTCTGTATCCATCGCTCTACGCCGATGCTGCCAGCCTCAAACGCCTCGGCCTGGAAGGCGAGCCGGACGAGCAGCGGCGGCGCAGCATCGAGTTGGGTGTCGAGCGTCTGCTTGGCATGCAGCGCCACAACGGTGGTTTCGGTCTGTGGAGCGCCGAGAGCGAAGAGGAATACTGGCTGACCGCCTATGTTACTGACTTCCTCCTGCGCGCTCGCGAACAGGGCTTCGGCGTACCGGCCGAGGCGCTGAAGAAAGCCAACGACCGCCTGCTGCGCTACCTGCAGCAGAGCAGCCTGATCGAGGCCAACTACAGCCAGGACTACGCCCATACCCGCTTCGCCGTGCAGGCCTATGCTGGCTACGTTCTGGCGCGTAGCCAGCAGGCGCCGCTGGGGGCGTTGCGCAGTCTGTTCGACCGTCGTGCCGATGCCCGTTCCGGTCTGCCGCTGGTGCAACTGGCAGCTGCGCTGAAACTCATGGGCGATGCGCCGCGTGCCGAGCAGGCGCTGAACCAGGGGCTGATCCTGCCGCGTAACGACGAACGCTGGATGGCTGATTACGGCAGCTCGTTGCGTGATCAGGCGCTGATCCTGGCGCTGCTGGAAGAGCACGACCTTGCAGCCGGGCAGCGTGAGCAGCGTCTGTTCAATCTGGCCGACGAACTGGCTGGCCAGCGCTGGTTGTCGACGCAGGAGCGCAACGCGCTGTTCCTCGCCGGGCGTGGCATTCTGAGCAAACCCGAGCAGGCTTGGAGCGCCAAACTGGCCAGTGGAGCCTTCCAGTTCGAACTGAGCAACCAGCAGCCGGGTATCAAGCTGGAGCGTGCCGAACTGGCTGAACCGCTGAGCGTGGGCAATGTCGGCAGCGCCACCCTGTACCAGCAACTGACCCTCTCCGGTTATCCAAGCCAGGCACCGCGTGCCGGGGGCGAAAACCTCAGCATCGAGCGCGAATACCTCGGCATGGATGGCCGTCCGCTCGACCTGCAGCGCCTGGACAGTGGCGAGCTGGTGCTGGTGCACCTGGCCATACGCGCCAAGCAGCGTGTACCGGATGCCCTGGTAGTGGACTTGCTGCCGGCAGGCCTGGAGCTGGAGAACCAGAACCTGGCACAGAGCGCGGCGAGCCTCGACGATGCGGGCAGCAACGTCAAGGAATGGCGCCGCGCCATGCAGAACGCGCGGATCAAACACCAGGAATACCGTGGCGATCGCTACGTGGCTGCAGTGGATGTGGAGAGCTACGAGACCACCCATCTGCTGTACCTGGCCCGTGCGGTGACACCTGGCAGCTACCGCGTGCCGCCGCCTCATGTGGAGTCAATGTACCGGCCGAACTGGCAGGCGCTGGGTGAGACGCCGTCGTCGCTGGTGGTGAGGGAGCGGTAA
- a CDS encoding MATE family efflux transporter yields MHALFEAWRHTPTQRKVWALAAPMILSNLSVPMVALVDTAVVGHLPHAHQLAAVAVGGSLYTLLTWAMGFLRMGSTGFAAQAAGRGDGGALRQVLLQGLSLGVLLALLLGLLALPLSGAALSLMQPSAELDSLAREFFQIRLFGLPATLASYALIGWLLGTQSARGPLAMLLTINLINVSLDLLFVFGFEWGVTGVAWAAVIAEWSGALLGLWLTRYALREHPGQLDPRALKRWVNWRPLLMVNRDIFIRTLALQLVFFLITVQGTRLGDATVAANALLLNGLTLAAYALDGLAHAVEALCGHALGARDRDALRRSLLVAGTWSLLASVGFALFFLLGGHWFVSMLTDIADVRELAVSFLPYLAVLPLLAVWSYLLDGLFIGATRAREMRDAMLIALILALPLAWMLQDMGNHGLWLAFLAFMGLRSLVLAGYAWKLSRRDLWFPPSVSGEIAHAQRPAAR; encoded by the coding sequence ATGCACGCCCTGTTCGAAGCCTGGCGCCACACGCCGACCCAGCGGAAGGTCTGGGCGCTGGCTGCACCAATGATCCTCTCCAACCTGTCGGTGCCGATGGTGGCGCTGGTCGATACCGCCGTGGTCGGCCATTTGCCGCACGCCCATCAACTGGCCGCAGTGGCGGTTGGCGGCAGCCTCTATACCTTGCTGACCTGGGCCATGGGCTTTCTGCGCATGGGCAGCACCGGTTTTGCCGCGCAGGCCGCCGGCCGTGGCGACGGAGGTGCATTGCGCCAGGTCTTGTTGCAGGGCCTGAGCCTCGGCGTGTTGCTGGCGTTGCTGCTCGGCCTGCTTGCCCTGCCGCTCAGCGGCGCCGCGCTGAGCCTGATGCAGCCCTCGGCCGAACTGGACAGCCTGGCCCGCGAGTTCTTCCAGATCCGCCTGTTCGGCTTGCCGGCAACCCTGGCCAGCTACGCCCTGATCGGCTGGTTGCTGGGCACGCAAAGCGCACGCGGCCCGTTGGCCATGCTGCTGACCATCAACCTGATCAACGTCAGCCTCGATTTGCTGTTCGTCTTCGGCTTCGAATGGGGCGTGACCGGTGTGGCCTGGGCGGCAGTGATCGCCGAATGGAGCGGCGCCCTGCTCGGCCTGTGGCTGACCCGTTATGCCTTGCGTGAGCACCCCGGCCAGCTCGATCCGCGTGCGCTCAAGCGCTGGGTCAACTGGCGGCCGCTGCTGATGGTCAACCGCGACATCTTCATCCGTACCCTGGCGCTGCAACTGGTGTTCTTTCTGATCACCGTACAAGGCACGCGCCTGGGCGATGCCACGGTGGCCGCCAATGCACTGCTGCTCAATGGCCTGACCCTCGCCGCCTATGCCCTGGATGGCCTGGCGCATGCGGTGGAAGCGCTGTGTGGCCATGCCCTGGGCGCACGCGACCGCGACGCGCTGCGCCGCTCGCTGCTGGTCGCCGGGACCTGGTCACTGCTGGCCAGCGTCGGTTTCGCGTTGTTCTTCCTGCTCGGCGGGCACTGGTTCGTCAGCATGCTCACCGACATTGCCGACGTGCGCGAGCTGGCCGTGAGCTTCCTGCCCTACCTGGCCGTATTGCCATTGCTGGCCGTGTGGAGCTACCTGCTCGACGGTCTGTTCATCGGCGCCACCCGTGCCCGCGAGATGCGCGATGCCATGCTCATCGCCCTGATCCTGGCGTTACCGCTGGCCTGGATGCTGCAAGACATGGGCAACCATGGGTTGTGGTTGGCATTTCTCGCCTTCATGGGGCTGCGAAGTCTGGTGTTGGCTGGCTATGCTTGGAAACTGAGTCGTCGCGACCTGTGGTTCCCACCGTCAGTATCAGGAGAGATCGCCCATGCTCAGCGTCCCGCTGCCCGTTAA
- a CDS encoding sensor domain-containing diguanylate cyclase, whose amino-acid sequence MLSVPLPVNEAQRQQALDSLELLDTPADPYLDALTRLAHDLFGVRTALITLVDRDRQWFKSRQGLDVAETPRSLSYCSHAVLQDEPLFIDDSHIDVRFAGSELALLNPGARFYAGWPLHDADGIPLGTFCLADPEARQLGEREKCQLRDLAYLTEGYLHLQHSSRQAEELRDELSREQRKGMLDPLTQLWNRAGLLHFLPLEQAAAERSNLRLGLIYCDLDHFKKVNDQHGHDGGDHVLWESARRMSAAVRPQDVVTRNGGEEFVILTLVHDGSELLQIAERIRLAIAERPIELEHAKLQQTASLGCTLLAPGESSSAALKRADQALYRAKHGGRNRSELAD is encoded by the coding sequence ATGCTCAGCGTCCCGCTGCCCGTTAACGAAGCTCAGCGCCAACAGGCACTGGACAGCCTGGAGCTACTCGATACCCCCGCCGATCCCTATCTGGATGCCCTGACCCGCCTGGCTCACGACCTGTTCGGTGTGAGAACCGCGCTGATCACCCTGGTCGACCGCGATCGCCAGTGGTTCAAGAGCCGCCAGGGGCTGGATGTGGCCGAGACGCCGCGCAGCCTGTCCTACTGCTCGCATGCGGTGCTACAGGATGAACCGCTGTTCATCGACGACAGTCACATCGACGTGCGCTTCGCCGGCAGCGAACTGGCCCTGCTCAATCCCGGCGCACGCTTCTATGCCGGTTGGCCACTGCATGATGCCGACGGTATACCGTTGGGCACCTTTTGCCTGGCCGATCCCGAAGCACGCCAACTGGGTGAGCGCGAGAAGTGCCAACTGCGCGACCTGGCTTACCTCACCGAGGGCTACCTGCATCTGCAGCACAGCTCACGGCAGGCTGAAGAGCTGCGCGATGAGTTAAGCCGCGAACAACGCAAGGGTATGCTCGACCCGCTGACGCAACTGTGGAACCGCGCCGGCCTGCTGCATTTCCTGCCACTGGAACAGGCGGCGGCCGAGCGCAGCAACCTGCGCCTGGGACTGATCTACTGCGATCTGGATCACTTCAAGAAGGTCAACGATCAGCATGGCCACGACGGCGGTGATCACGTGCTCTGGGAAAGTGCGCGGCGCATGAGCGCGGCCGTCAGACCGCAGGATGTGGTCACGCGCAATGGCGGCGAGGAATTCGTGATCCTCACCCTGGTGCACGACGGCTCCGAGCTGCTGCAGATTGCCGAGCGTATTCGCCTGGCGATTGCCGAACGCCCAATCGAACTCGAACATGCAAAGCTGCAGCAGACTGCCAGCCTCGGCTGCACGCTGCTCGCCCCCGGCGAAAGCAGCAGCGCAGCGCTGAAACGAGCCGATCAGGCACTTTATCGAGCCAAGCACGGCGGGCGTAACCGCAGCGAGCTGGCAGACTGA